GGTGCCAGCTCCTCACAGAGCCCAGCTCAGGTGTGAAACACTGACTCTGCATCTCCAACCAGGGTAACCAGTAGGGAGGAGTATCAAGGTTTATTGGCCTCATAAACTCCCAGGAAGTAAAGACCCCAGGAGCTTCTTGCCAAGGTCCCTCTTGGGCATCAGGTTGACACCCTTAGGAAGGGTCCCTACTTGCCTCCCAGTAAGTTCTATCCTTCTGAAGGTCATCTTTCCAGTTTTCAAATTTTTTCTTATCTGCCATCAGCCTTTGCAGAACTACCTGCAGCTGCTCCTGTAAGAAAGGAATTGTAGCAGAGTCAAGCTGTGTGCTTAGTAGGACTGAAGTTCTATCCAAAGGCCAAGACCTTCTGGAAAGATAGAAAGCTAAGGATTTCTACCTTTCTTTTAAGGGATTGTGATATGAATTCTTTAcataacaattatatatatatatatatatatatatatagttttaatcTATTATGAATAAGTAGATAAGAAACTTTTGAAAAGAAGGCAAACAGGAACAAAATCAACTTGGTCTGGGAAGTTTACAGAAACCCAGGAAATGGCAACTAGAATCTAGgagtagaaagaaaataataaggaCTAAATATCTACTCAGAAAATGATTCCCCATCTTCTTTAAAAAAGGTGGTCTCAAGCCATGCCAGGTATGTAGATATCAGAGAATAATTTGCAACTTGCAGCCatcagttttctccttcagtGGTCTGGTTTCTGAGTTCAGACTCAGGCCATTATACTTGGCAACAAGCCATTAAGGTATCGCTCCCAACCCTCATCTTATTTACTTTGACACCTAAAGAATAATCAGAGCTTTTCTTGGACATAAAATCTCAACAGTATACAACAAACTGTAAAAACACTTGCTCTTGTTCTAGAGTTTGTCGCCCCTGGTAGATTCTCTTAGGATTAAGCTCAATGGATAGTCCCATTCTTTCAGGCCTCAGAAGGTAACAGGATGGAATGAAATCCCAGGTCTGGATTCCATGATGATCAGGTAACTGAATGATCACAGGAAGTAGAGATTTCCCACCTGGCACTGTTTCCTTCTATGTCTCCCACCCTCCAACCCCCCGCCTTACCTTGTACTCCTGGGCCACCTCTTCAATGAGAGCTGTTTTGTGACCACGGTGCTCCTGAGATCGCTCACAAAGCCAGCAGATGGCCATCATGTCCTTCCTACAGAAGAGCTGGAGTTTCTTTCCATGTCTTGCACAGTTAAACACTTTCTGCTCCTCTTCTGGGCTGGGCTTGAACATTTTGAGCCTCTCTACTATGTTGGCCACATTTCGATTAGGCCTCAGATTGCTAAACTGGTAACTAATTCGGCACACAGGGCAAATGAACACTTTCTTATCGCATTTGATGGATTCAAAGTACAACGTGATGCAGCCTTGGCAGAAGGTGTGACCACAATCTGCACTCACAGGTTTCACCATCAGGTTCAGACAGACAGGACAGGTCACCTCCTCCTTTAAATTCTTCATGAATTGTGAAGCCATAGTTGCTGTGATCCTGTGTATGACTGTCCTGACTCCTCGCACTTCTGCTCAGGTGCCTATGTTATTGGGATGGTGAAACGGGGGCAAGTAAGAAATGGAACATCAGTCCATTTTCTGGCTTCTTCTCCACCTCCATGAGATTACCGAACCATACAggtaagcttcccttcccccactcatcttccctgttCTCTTGAGGCTTctgggccaagccaagctgccctaAGCAGCCTGTTAGCCCAGGGAGATCTCCATTCTCCTACCCACTCTCAGCCCACCTACATTGGACTTGATACTCCTGAGCTATAAAAAACTTCAGGTCTGCAACCATATGAACCAAGTATATCCACCAGTGTCATGCCACACCAGGACCAATGAGGTTGATCCCTGCTCCCAGTACCTACTACAAGAAGAACACCCAGGGACCAAAAccatccagatggctaaaggcccttGAAAGAACACAATAAGAGCTAGGGCAATATGATACCTCCAAAGCACAGCGCACCCACTGCAGAagaccctggatatcctaacacaattgaaacagaagaaaatgaatcTAAATtgaatcttataaagatgatagaggcctttaaagaggaaatggataaattccttaaagaaatacaggaacatACAATCAGAGGtggtttttcgtttgtttgtttgtttgtttgttttattttgttttgttttttgatacagggtttctctggatagccctgcctgtaatggaactcactctgtagacttcaaacttagaaatcctcctgcctctgcctccgaagtgctgggtttaaagccatgcaccaccatTTCCCAGCCATATAGAGgtcttttaaaaggaaacaaataaatctcttaaagacatacaggaaaatacaattaaacaggtgaaggaaataaatacaactgtgcaagacctgaaagtcgaaatggaagcaataaagaaaataaaaactgaggaaatccttAAAATGGCAAACCTGGGAAAGAGAACAGtaacaacagatgcaagcatcaccaacagaatacaggtgATGGAAGAAAGAAACTCAGATGTAGAAGATACAAGAGAAGAAATTGATACCTCAGTCAAAGAAATTGTTAAAGCTAAAACATTCctgacataaaacatccaggaaatctgggaaacCATGAAAAGACCCAAACTAAGAATAATAGCAAGAGAGTTCCAGCTCCAAGGCCCAGAAAGAACTctctcaacaaaatcatagaagaaaactttccaaacctaaagaaagagatgcctataaacatacaagaagcttacagaataccaattagattggagcagaaaacaaaatcctcctggcacataataatcaaaacacaatatccacagaacaaagaatattaataaCAACAGGAGCATGATGTTTACTGAGAGGCTCAACCCAGTAGCTGACCCAGATAggtacagacacccacagccaaacagtggatggagctaggggactcttatggaagaatagaaggaaggaatgCCAGCCctgaagaggataggaactccagaggaagaccaacagagtcaactaacctggatccttgggctgagtctgaaccaccaactaaagaatataCACTGGCTGGGACCTATGCCTCCtcgctcatatgtagcagatgtgcaacttgaccttcatgtgggtcctgaacaactggaatgggggctatcTAAAAGCTGTTGTTCTAtgtgctgggctgccttgtctgaccacAGTGGGAGAGCAAGTGTGGTGGCAAGTGGGTGTCTACAGCACACATGTGCCATGCACTGAAAAGCAGGTCTGTGGGTGGCCCAGTGGTCCATaggtctctgtcttccttttctaCTACTCCATTGAGTGGTGGTAGGTGGGACTCTGTGTGCCTATGGCCCACCTGTACTTTGGGGAGAAGTGTAGGTGTTTGGACTTGTGGCATGGGGAAGCACAAGTCTATGTCTTCCTCCTCTCATGCTGCactgcctggatttgatttgatttgattattTTATGTGACAGGTTTAAAACCactttggccaccaagccaggtATCAAGCTAGTAGTATGAACAAATAAatgactgccatctgctctgcccctgactgatgTAAGaaccaacaccaccaacaaggTGTCTCTTTGCTCACTGccaagggtggtggtggggactaCTCTACTTTCAGTGAGCTGTGTGGATGTTGTCTTTGGCAATGGGGCCTGTGATGTCTCTTCGTGGAAAACCACCCTCTGTCCTAGCATCAGCTTGGGCTTTTTAGGGAATCTCCCAGGACCCTGCTGGTCAACAACTCAACTGAATGAAATCCAGTCCACCAGGTGAAGCCTTGCCTGACTacaaaagatggccagttcagactctGTATCCTCTATTACTGAATCCTCACTAGGGTCATCCTTATAGATTCCAGAAAGTTTCCACATCACCCCACAAATGCCCTCTGATTCAACTGTCTCTCCCTgcattctcttcctccatccctttcccctaaccTGATCCGTCCTACTTCTATCCCTATCAGCCCCCTGTCCACCAGCAAATTCtcttatttccccttcccagggataTACATGCTTACCTCCTAGAACTCTCCTCTGTATCTAACCTTTCTGGGTCTCTGGATTATAGTTcaattatcatttacttaacaggCAATATCCACATATAGGTGAATATACACcgtatttgtctttctaggtctgtgttacctcacccaggaagGCTTTTTTTCTAACTGCATCAatctgcctgcaaatttcatgatgccatttttAAAACACGCAAGTAATACCAGATTGTATGAATGTGCCACACTTTATGAcaactaggttgtttccagtgtctggttattataaataaagctgcacTATACATAGTTGTgcaaatgtccttgtggtatggtggagcttCCTTTGGGTacatgtccaagagtggtatagctgggccttgaggtagatcaattcccagttTTGTGAGGAGCagacatattgatttccatagtggttgtataagtttaAACCAACACCATCAATGAGGGGAATTTTTCTCTTGCTTGACATCTTCACCAACATTAGCTGTCACTTTTGTTATTGATCTAActattctgacaggtataagatggaatctcaaagtcttTCTAATTTGCTTTTTCgtgatggctaagaatgttgaacatttctttaactgtttCTCAGCTTTTAGAGATttttctattgagaattctctgtttagatctgtgccTGTCTTTAATTGGATTATACTTTTAATTATATTGTTAATTGGATTTGGGTTTTTGATATCTaatcttttgagttctttattaaACCTTTATCAGATATGGTGTAagtaaaatcttttcccattttttgtCCAATTGGTGGTGCCCTCTGCCTAACAGAaagtttttagtttcatgagggaGGTCCTGTTTATTAAACTGTTGCTCTTAGTGCCTATACTATCCATATTCTATTCATAAATTTATCTCCAGTGTCAATGTACTCAATGCTAGTccccattttcctcttctttcaggTTAGGTATATCTAGTTTTATGCTGAGGATTATATTGGATCCATTTATTAGGTGTCCATAGGTGCGTGAATATATGTCTGCATCTTCAATTCAGTTCCATTGATTAatgtatttcttccttcctttctttttttctttcttttttttttttttttttttttttttttttttttttttttttttttttttggtttttcaagacagggtttctctgtatagccctgctggctgtcctgaaactcactttgtagatcaggctggcctcgaactcagaaatccgcctgcctctgcctcccaagtgctgagactaacgGCGTTCACCACTACCACCCGgcaatgtatttctttttaaatttctatagGTCTAtaatacaacttgaaatcagagatggtgatacttccagcagttcttttattgtatagcattgttttagctattctgggtcttttttttttcttttttttccatataaagttgaaaattgtcctttcaaagcCTGTAAAGAATTGCATTGGCATTTTGATGAGGACtgagttgaatctgtagattccttttgctAGGATGACAATGTTTACTAGTTCATCCTACAAATCCCTAAggatggaa
This Mus musculus strain C57BL/6J chromosome 7, GRCm38.p6 C57BL/6J DNA region includes the following protein-coding sequences:
- the Trim12a gene encoding tripartite motif-containing protein 12A isoform X1 yields the protein MASQFMKNLKEEVTCPVCLNLMVKPVSADCGHTFCQGCITLYFESIKCDKKVFICPVCRISYQFSNLRPNRNVANIVERLKMFKPSPEEEQKVFNCARHGKKLQLFCRKDMMAICWLCERSQEHRGHKTALIEEVAQEYKEQLQVVLQRLMADKKKFENWKDDLQKDRTYWENQIQKDVQNVRSEFKRMRDIMDSEEKKELQKLRQEKEDILNNLAESESEHAQQSKLLEDFISDVEHQLQCSDIEILQGVENIIERSHTFSMKKPKAIAREQRKFRAPDLQGMLQVLQEVTEAHRY
- the Trim12a gene encoding tripartite motif-containing protein 12A isoform 3 (isoform 3 is encoded by transcript variant 3) → MASQFMKNLKEEVTCPVCLNLMVKPVSADCGHTFCQGCITLYFESIKCDKKVFICPVCRISYQFSNLRPNRNVANIVERLKMFKPSPEEEQKVFNCARHGKKLQLFCRKDMMAICWLCERSQEHRGHKTALIEEVAQEYKEQLQVVLQRLMADKKKFENWKDDLQKDRTYWENQIQKDVQNVRSEFKRMRDIMDSEEKKELQKLRQEKEDILNNLAESESEHAQQSKLLEDFISDVEHQLQCSDIEILQVRLQDVPGSESQKAWKPLPFLSAAVVFLVMTVSSS
- the Trim12a gene encoding tripartite motif-containing protein 12A isoform X2, whose protein sequence is MASQFMKNLKEEVTCPVCLNLMVKPVSADCGHTFCQGCITLYFESIKCDKKVFICPVCRISYQFSNLRPNRNVANIVERLKMFKPSPEEEQKVFNCARHGKKLQLFCRKDMMAICWLCERSQEHRGHKTALIEEVAQEYKNQIQKDVQNVRSEFKRMRDIMDSEEKKELQKLRQEKEDILNNLAESESEHAQQSKLLEDFISDVEHQLQCSDIEILQGVENIIERSHTFSMKKPKAIAREQRKFRAPDLQGMLQVLQEVTEAHRY